The nucleotide window TCTTTAACATAATAGAGTTTctcaattttagaaaataaatatagagaaaaatatataagtGAATTGGAGATACTCTAAAGATTAAATTGTGTTAATGTTTCTTCGTTATTTCAGGTCAGAGAGCCATTAAATTTTCGAGATTTTTATGCTTATGCCTTCCAGTATTGTTTGACAGGTAATATCATCTACCACTGCCTTATAAACATGAAACTATATGATTTGTGTGACATCTGATACaataattattattgttattattatccATGCAGAAGACAAACAAAAGTTCTTAGACACTGAGACTATATGTCAACTCCTAGATATGGTCTTAGGATCAACATTCCGTGCCCAGGTTGACTACCTTATAGACTACCTAAAGGTTTGGCTCCACCTTTTTGTCTTCAAACATCTTCTTTATCTATCTTCAAAGTGGTTGTCAGTTGTATAATTTCATTATGAACAGATCCAGAAGGATTACAAAGTCATCAGCATGGACCAATGGAGGGGATTCTGTCGATTCTGCAATGAGGTACTTCTCCTTCGTCCTTGATGGCCATCTTCTTCAACCAAATGTATTTGCATCTAATGTGAGTTGTTTTTGCATTGCAGATAAGTTTCCCAGACATGACCAACTACAATCTAGAACTTGCTTGGCCATCAATTCTTGACGACTTTTTTGAGTGGTTGCGCGAAAAACAAGCCTGAAAGTTACACAATCACAGTCAAATAACTTTGAATTTGAGTATTGTTTACCCACCCTTGATGAACACATAATGCTTGCCATATATATGAGTTTCTATATTCAAATGTTTTGCTCTTGTCTTAAGGTTTGGTGTTGTTGGCTCATGTTGCTTTTTCATCattaaatttaatttgtttgcaaattatatttaattattttaaaatttcttgaATAAATACTGCTGAAAGTGATATATCAGTTTAAAAGGTTTATGGAATATATTCTCCTTATAGTTTCATATAAAGTCAAGTCCATAGATTGATTCTTCTTTTTTACTTTACTTCTTTAACAAGATTACAAAGCACAACTGCAActagttaaaaagaaaagattaaaAGTGAATTTTATTGATGGTCAAGTGGTGGAAGAGCTGAGAATCAATGTCGATGAAGGTTGCATGGCACGACGAGGACGCCTTTTCCTGCTTCGGCCACGAACTTGAACTGAAGGAGATGAAGATGATGGCGAAGGTGTATCAGTAGTAGACCTCTCTCTTCTTGATACACTCGTCAGTTTCTTCGTGTTAGCTTCTGCCTCACATGTTTTGTCTTGGTTGACTCGATTGTCCGCGAGCTTGGTCGCGTTTATGGTTGCAGGAAGTACACAGTTGCATATGAATCCTATATTTTTAACATGGAGCAAGGAAACAGAGTCTTTTCAAGAATGTTCAAAAATGCATTATGATGTGAAACTTAAAGCCAAGCCCAAGTCATACTATATGTATCAATAAACCCACAAGCTGAACTTGGTGCACAAGCATCTTTCAAGCAGAACTTGGTTCACAATCTAGGGCTGTATCGATAATTCTTAAAGCTAGACTCGGTTTTCACTTGGCTATGCTCAGAACCGGCTCTGGTTTTTTGTTCAATAACTTAACCATCCCATTATTCTACATGTAACCAAAAGCTAGTGAATATTAGCATCACTACAAACATTAGTTACCAGCTTCAGTaagaaataaaccaaaaatgtaAAGAATCGAGGGGTGTTACCAAAGAGTTTACCGATTCTTGCAAGACGGTTAACCCAACTAGGAATTGGATTCCCGGTTAACTTCATACAAGTGTCGTCGCAGAAGTGGTTGCAGTTGTTGGTGATGAGATTGTAAGAACTTCCTTTATACTTGTCTGCAAGTTGATCCATCGTAGCTCTCACTTCCAATGGCCCAAGATCCGTTTTACCAATCAAAATTGATTTCCTAAACGTAAACCCTTCGCATTGCTTCGGTTCTCCTTCGAATATTCCAGTACTTGGA belongs to Brassica rapa cultivar Chiifu-401-42 chromosome A07, CAAS_Brap_v3.01, whole genome shotgun sequence and includes:
- the LOC103830451 gene encoding deSI-like protein At4g17486 isoform X1, which gives rise to MLCRKNSSVVDRGNVPVYLNVYDLTPINGYAYWFGLGVYHSGVEVHGIEYAFGAHEYPSTGIFEGEPKQCEGFTFRKSILIGKTDLGPLEVRATMDQLADKYKGSSYNLITNNCNHFCDDTCMKLTGNPIPSWVNRLARIGKLFGFICNCVLPATINATKLADNRVNQDKTCEAEANTKKLTSVSRRERSTTDTPSPSSSSPSVQVRGRSRKRRPRRAMQPSSTLILSSSTT
- the LOC103830451 gene encoding deSI-like protein At4g17486 isoform X3: MLCRKNSSVVDRGNVPVYLNVYDLTPINGYAYWFGLGVYHSGVEEYAFGAHEYPSTGIFEGEPKQCEGFTFRKSILIGKTDLGPLEVRATMDQLADKYKGSSYNLITNNCNHFCDDTCMKLTGNPIPSWVNRLARIGKLFGFICNCVLPATINATKLADNRVNQDKTCEAEANTKKLTSVSRRERSTTDTPSPSSSSPSVQVRGRSRKRRPRRAMQPSSTLILSSSTT
- the LOC103830451 gene encoding deSI-like protein At4g17486 isoform X2 is translated as MLCRKNSSVVDRGNVPVYLNVYDLTPINGYAYWFGLGVYHSGVEVHGIEYAFGAHEYPSTGIFEGEPKQCEGFTFRKSILIGKTDLGPLEVRATMDQLADKYKGSSYNLITNNCNHFCDDTCMKLTGNPIPSWVNRLARIGFICNCVLPATINATKLADNRVNQDKTCEAEANTKKLTSVSRRERSTTDTPSPSSSSPSVQVRGRSRKRRPRRAMQPSSTLILSSSTT